From Synechococcus sp. A10-1-5-1, a single genomic window includes:
- the lipA gene encoding lipoyl synthase yields MLKPDWLRVKAPQRERIGEVADLLLDLKLNTVCQEASCPNIGECFAGGTATFLIMGPGCTRACPYCDIDFDKSVRSLDPTEPERLGEATARLGLKHVVITSVNRDDLSDGGASQFVACIEAVRQRSPQTTIELLIPDFCGDWNALATVMEAGPDVLNHNIETVPRLYKKARPQGIYERSLELLLQVRERWPKAYSKSGLMVGLGESDEEVMETLQDLREHRVDIVTIGQYLSPGPKHLPVDRFVTPEQFERFRLHGEQELGFLQVVSTPLTRSSYHAGEVQRLMQLHPR; encoded by the coding sequence TTGCTGAAACCCGACTGGCTGCGCGTTAAAGCTCCCCAGCGGGAACGCATCGGTGAGGTGGCCGATCTGCTGCTGGATCTCAAACTCAACACCGTTTGCCAGGAAGCCAGCTGCCCCAACATCGGCGAATGCTTTGCCGGAGGCACAGCGACCTTTTTGATCATGGGTCCGGGCTGTACCCGGGCCTGCCCTTACTGCGATATCGATTTCGATAAGAGCGTTCGCAGCCTTGATCCGACCGAGCCCGAGCGGCTGGGCGAAGCCACCGCTCGGCTTGGCCTCAAGCATGTGGTGATTACCTCGGTGAACCGGGACGACCTCAGTGATGGCGGAGCCAGCCAATTCGTGGCCTGCATCGAGGCCGTTCGCCAGCGCTCTCCCCAGACCACCATCGAGCTCTTAATCCCCGATTTCTGCGGGGACTGGAACGCCCTGGCCACGGTCATGGAGGCCGGACCCGATGTCCTGAACCACAACATCGAAACCGTCCCCCGGCTCTACAAAAAAGCCAGGCCCCAGGGCATTTACGAACGCTCCTTGGAGCTGCTGCTGCAGGTGCGGGAGCGCTGGCCTAAGGCCTACAGCAAATCCGGGTTGATGGTGGGCCTGGGTGAGAGTGATGAGGAGGTCATGGAGACCCTGCAGGATCTGCGCGAGCACCGGGTCGACATCGTCACCATCGGCCAGTACCTCTCCCCAGGACCAAAGCACCTTCCGGTGGATCGCTTTGTCACCCCGGAGCAATTCGAGCGCTTCCGGCTCCACGGCGAGCAAGAGCTGGGCTTCCTGCAGGTGGTCAGCACTCCCTTGACCCGCAGCAGCTATCACGCCGGTGAGGTGCAGCGACTGATGCAGCTGCACCCTCGCTAG